One Megalops cyprinoides isolate fMegCyp1 chromosome 17, fMegCyp1.pri, whole genome shotgun sequence DNA window includes the following coding sequences:
- the LOC118792503 gene encoding nuclear receptor coactivator 7 isoform X1, translating to MEKERKPGYFARLKRRKQIKQDQSQSVAAGQKQSPPSLADVANATEEREETAPSAATGSDASKNPAATPGDLQGKSHGEDQQKESCPKSQSPQQDRKQHTDDVGSSKGQGKRDKRKPPGTVEYTVGPQDTLNSIALKFNITPNKLVQLNRLFSRSVVTGQILFVPDVGQAGTGPESSSPKISSSEQEDKLQDADSVCREAKPIRRMLSPPSEDEEPPTVKFLKMSCRYFTDGMGVVGGVMIVTPNNIMFDPHKSDPLVIEHGCEEYGLICPMEEVVSIALYDDISRMELKDALPSDLPQDLCPLYRPGAWEDLPSERDLNPFSRFEALKQDKGPIILDDIDSIVTDAGEQDAAEKSSPDEGFTELEVELSSNTDESHSRTGITSEVLEESIEKPIDPGMNSPSDSACGVLNKPDGEKEKEEDGPIDTHLTTDAGSPHNPVHRDILTASEGNSGISDGEGEHPACTTDNPIDVGSAGTEKLHNGVTDLPVNVAAKAVSGDHNRKLSLGENAGASGKCSQLSLSPAEEVMNGEGATPAPMTEEEERRQKSEEEMKSWLMKRMQAPIEDLLLSKEDKSKTPPMFLCFKVGKPMRKSFAIGRTSSPAHQYGRRGKQPEYWFAVPQERVDHLYNFFVQWSPDVYGKDSREPGFVVVEKDELDMIDNFFSDPTPRSWEIITVNEAKRRQSVSSFEDEEPLDLLPVLTDQSVLLEETHIEKLANHLPARTQGYPWQLVYSTAVHGTSLKTLYRNMTDLDCPVLLVIKNMDNQVFGAFSTHPFKISEHCYGTGETFLFSFNPEIKVYRWSGENSYFIKGNTDSLQLGGGGGHFGLWLDADLYHGSSSTCSTFRNQPLSTEQDFTVQDLEVWAFQ from the exons GctgaagagaagaaaacagatCAAACAGGACCAATCCCAatctgtggcagcagggcagaagcAATCGCCACCATCACTGGCAGACGTCGCAAATGCGACGGAGGAGCGGGAGGAGACAGCCCCCTCTGCAGCGACAGGCTCGGACGCGTCCAAGAACCCGGCAGCCACGCCCGGGGACCTGCAGGGCAAATCCCACGGTGAGGACCAGCAGAAGGAGAGCTGCCCCAAGAGTCAGAGTCCCCAACaagacaggaagcagcacacAG atgatGTTGGGAGCTCTAAGGGCCAGGGGAAGAGAGACAAGAGGAAGCCCCCAGGAACTGTGGAATACACG GTGGGACCTCAGGACACCCTGAACAGTATCGCCCTGAAGTTCAACATCACCCCGAATAAACTTGTGCAGCTCAACCGTCTCTTCTCCCGCAGTGTGGTCACAGGACAG ATACTGTTTGTTCCTGATGTTGGCCAAGCGGGAACAGGCCCGGAGAGCTCATCCCCCAAAATCTCATCTTCAGAACAGGAGGACAAGCTGCAG GATGCTGACTCAGTATGCAGGGAGGCCAAGCCTATTCGCAGGATGCTGTCTCCACCGTCGGAAGACGAGGAGCCGCCGACCGTGAAATTCCTGAAGATGAGCTGCAGATACTTCACCGATGGCATG GGTGTTGTCGGAGGAGTGATGATCGTGACGCCCAACAACATCATGTTCGACCCGCACAAGTCGGACCCCCTGGTGATCGAGCACGGGTGTGAGGAGTACGGGCTGATCTGCCCCATGGAAGAGGTGGTGTCCATCGCGCTGTATGACGACATATCCCGCATGGAGCTGAAGGATGCCCTACCATC CGACCTACCCCAGGATCTCTGTCCCCTGTACAGGCCGGGGGCGTGGGAGGACCTGCCGTCCGAGCGCGACCTCAACCCCTTCAGCCGATTCGAGGCCCTGAAACAGGACAAGGGGCCCATCATTCTTGATGACATCGATAGCATCGTCACAGACGCGGGCGAACAGGACGCCGCCGAGAAGTCGTCGCCGGACGAGGGTTTCACCGAGCTCGAGGTGGAGCTGAGCAGCAACACAGACGAGTCTCACAGCAGAACTGGGATCACCTCGGAGGTGCTGGAGGAGTCCATTGAGAAACCCATCGATCCTGGGATGAATTCCCCATCGGACAGTGCGTGTGGAGTCTTAAACAAACCAgatggggagaaggagaaggaagaggacGGACCTATAGATACCCACCTCACTACGGATGCTGGGTCACCACACAATCCTGTTCACAGAGACATTCTTACAGCAAGTGAAGGGAATTCTGGTATATCTGATGGGGAGGGTGAGCATCCTGCCTGTACTACAGACAACCCCATTGATGTGGGATCAGCAGGAACAGAGAAGTTGCATAATGGAGTTACTGACTTGCCGGTCAATGTGGCTGCTAAGGCGGTGTCTGGGGACCACAATAGGAAGCTGAGTTTAGGTGAGAATGCCGGGGCTTCTGGGAAGTGTAGTCAGCTGAGCTTAAGCCCAGCTGAGGAGGTGATGAATGGTGAGGGAGCCACTCCAGCACCGAtgactgaggaagaggagcgaAGACAGaagagtgaggaggagatgaAGTCTTGGCTGATGAAGAGAATGCAGGCACCCATTGAAG ATTTGCTGCTATCTAAAGAGGACAAGAGCAAGACTCCACCCATGTTCCTGTGCTTTAAGGTGGGCAAGCCCATGAGGAAGTCCTTTGCCATTGGTCGAACGTCAAGCCCTGCCCACCAGTATGGCAGGAGAGGCAAACAGCCAGAATACTGGTTTGCTGTCCCTCAGGAAAG GGTGGACCACCTCTATAACTTCTTCGTCCAGTGGTCGCCGGACGTCTATGGGAAGGACTCCAGAGAACCAGGTTTTGTTGTGGTGGAGAAAGACGAACTGGACATGATTGACAACTTCTTCAGTGACCCCACCCCCAGAAGCTGGGAG ATCATCACGGTCAATGAGGCAAAGCGGCGTCAGAGCGTAAGCAGCTTCGAGGATGAGGAGCCGCTGGACCTGCTGCCGGTGCTGACTGACCAGAGcgtgctgctggaggagaccCACATTGAGAAG CTAGCCAATCACCTGCCAGCACGAACACAGGGATATCCATGGCAATTGGTctacagcacagcagtgcaCGGAACAAGCCTGAAGACGCTCTACAGGAACATGACTGATCTGGACTGCCCTGTGCTGCTTGTTATCAAGAACATGGACAACCAG GTTTTTGGGGCATTCTCAACACACCCATTCAAAATAAGTGAGCATTGCTATGGCACAGGAGAGACGTTCCTGTTCAGCTTCAACCCTGAGATTAAG GTTTATCGTTGGAGTGGGGAGAACTCTTACTTCATAAAGGGAAACACAGATTCTTTAcagctgggaggaggggg GGGTCACTTCGGGCTGTGGCTGGACGCTGATCTCTATCATggctccagctccacctgctccaccttcCGCAACCAGCCACTATCCACTGAGCAGGATTTCACTGTGCAGGACCTGGAAGTCTGGGCCTTCCAATAA
- the LOC118792503 gene encoding nuclear receptor coactivator 7 isoform X2 — protein MEKERKPGYFARLKRRKQIKQDQSQSVAAGQKQSPPSLADVANATEEREETAPSAATGSDASKNPAATPGDLQGKSHGEDQQKESCPKSQSPQQDRKQHTDDVGSSKGQGKRDKRKPPGTVEYTVGPQDTLNSIALKFNITPNKLVQLNRLFSRSVVTGQILFVPDVGQAGTGPESSSPKISSSEQEDKLQDADSVCREAKPIRRMLSPPSEDEEPPTVKFLKMSCRYFTDGMGVVGGVMIVTPNNIMFDPHKSDPLVIEHGCEEYGLICPMEEVVSIALYDDISRMELKDALPSPGAWEDLPSERDLNPFSRFEALKQDKGPIILDDIDSIVTDAGEQDAAEKSSPDEGFTELEVELSSNTDESHSRTGITSEVLEESIEKPIDPGMNSPSDSACGVLNKPDGEKEKEEDGPIDTHLTTDAGSPHNPVHRDILTASEGNSGISDGEGEHPACTTDNPIDVGSAGTEKLHNGVTDLPVNVAAKAVSGDHNRKLSLGENAGASGKCSQLSLSPAEEVMNGEGATPAPMTEEEERRQKSEEEMKSWLMKRMQAPIEDLLLSKEDKSKTPPMFLCFKVGKPMRKSFAIGRTSSPAHQYGRRGKQPEYWFAVPQERVDHLYNFFVQWSPDVYGKDSREPGFVVVEKDELDMIDNFFSDPTPRSWEIITVNEAKRRQSVSSFEDEEPLDLLPVLTDQSVLLEETHIEKLANHLPARTQGYPWQLVYSTAVHGTSLKTLYRNMTDLDCPVLLVIKNMDNQVFGAFSTHPFKISEHCYGTGETFLFSFNPEIKVYRWSGENSYFIKGNTDSLQLGGGGGHFGLWLDADLYHGSSSTCSTFRNQPLSTEQDFTVQDLEVWAFQ, from the exons GctgaagagaagaaaacagatCAAACAGGACCAATCCCAatctgtggcagcagggcagaagcAATCGCCACCATCACTGGCAGACGTCGCAAATGCGACGGAGGAGCGGGAGGAGACAGCCCCCTCTGCAGCGACAGGCTCGGACGCGTCCAAGAACCCGGCAGCCACGCCCGGGGACCTGCAGGGCAAATCCCACGGTGAGGACCAGCAGAAGGAGAGCTGCCCCAAGAGTCAGAGTCCCCAACaagacaggaagcagcacacAG atgatGTTGGGAGCTCTAAGGGCCAGGGGAAGAGAGACAAGAGGAAGCCCCCAGGAACTGTGGAATACACG GTGGGACCTCAGGACACCCTGAACAGTATCGCCCTGAAGTTCAACATCACCCCGAATAAACTTGTGCAGCTCAACCGTCTCTTCTCCCGCAGTGTGGTCACAGGACAG ATACTGTTTGTTCCTGATGTTGGCCAAGCGGGAACAGGCCCGGAGAGCTCATCCCCCAAAATCTCATCTTCAGAACAGGAGGACAAGCTGCAG GATGCTGACTCAGTATGCAGGGAGGCCAAGCCTATTCGCAGGATGCTGTCTCCACCGTCGGAAGACGAGGAGCCGCCGACCGTGAAATTCCTGAAGATGAGCTGCAGATACTTCACCGATGGCATG GGTGTTGTCGGAGGAGTGATGATCGTGACGCCCAACAACATCATGTTCGACCCGCACAAGTCGGACCCCCTGGTGATCGAGCACGGGTGTGAGGAGTACGGGCTGATCTGCCCCATGGAAGAGGTGGTGTCCATCGCGCTGTATGACGACATATCCCGCATGGAGCTGAAGGATGCCCTACCATC GCCGGGGGCGTGGGAGGACCTGCCGTCCGAGCGCGACCTCAACCCCTTCAGCCGATTCGAGGCCCTGAAACAGGACAAGGGGCCCATCATTCTTGATGACATCGATAGCATCGTCACAGACGCGGGCGAACAGGACGCCGCCGAGAAGTCGTCGCCGGACGAGGGTTTCACCGAGCTCGAGGTGGAGCTGAGCAGCAACACAGACGAGTCTCACAGCAGAACTGGGATCACCTCGGAGGTGCTGGAGGAGTCCATTGAGAAACCCATCGATCCTGGGATGAATTCCCCATCGGACAGTGCGTGTGGAGTCTTAAACAAACCAgatggggagaaggagaaggaagaggacGGACCTATAGATACCCACCTCACTACGGATGCTGGGTCACCACACAATCCTGTTCACAGAGACATTCTTACAGCAAGTGAAGGGAATTCTGGTATATCTGATGGGGAGGGTGAGCATCCTGCCTGTACTACAGACAACCCCATTGATGTGGGATCAGCAGGAACAGAGAAGTTGCATAATGGAGTTACTGACTTGCCGGTCAATGTGGCTGCTAAGGCGGTGTCTGGGGACCACAATAGGAAGCTGAGTTTAGGTGAGAATGCCGGGGCTTCTGGGAAGTGTAGTCAGCTGAGCTTAAGCCCAGCTGAGGAGGTGATGAATGGTGAGGGAGCCACTCCAGCACCGAtgactgaggaagaggagcgaAGACAGaagagtgaggaggagatgaAGTCTTGGCTGATGAAGAGAATGCAGGCACCCATTGAAG ATTTGCTGCTATCTAAAGAGGACAAGAGCAAGACTCCACCCATGTTCCTGTGCTTTAAGGTGGGCAAGCCCATGAGGAAGTCCTTTGCCATTGGTCGAACGTCAAGCCCTGCCCACCAGTATGGCAGGAGAGGCAAACAGCCAGAATACTGGTTTGCTGTCCCTCAGGAAAG GGTGGACCACCTCTATAACTTCTTCGTCCAGTGGTCGCCGGACGTCTATGGGAAGGACTCCAGAGAACCAGGTTTTGTTGTGGTGGAGAAAGACGAACTGGACATGATTGACAACTTCTTCAGTGACCCCACCCCCAGAAGCTGGGAG ATCATCACGGTCAATGAGGCAAAGCGGCGTCAGAGCGTAAGCAGCTTCGAGGATGAGGAGCCGCTGGACCTGCTGCCGGTGCTGACTGACCAGAGcgtgctgctggaggagaccCACATTGAGAAG CTAGCCAATCACCTGCCAGCACGAACACAGGGATATCCATGGCAATTGGTctacagcacagcagtgcaCGGAACAAGCCTGAAGACGCTCTACAGGAACATGACTGATCTGGACTGCCCTGTGCTGCTTGTTATCAAGAACATGGACAACCAG GTTTTTGGGGCATTCTCAACACACCCATTCAAAATAAGTGAGCATTGCTATGGCACAGGAGAGACGTTCCTGTTCAGCTTCAACCCTGAGATTAAG GTTTATCGTTGGAGTGGGGAGAACTCTTACTTCATAAAGGGAAACACAGATTCTTTAcagctgggaggaggggg GGGTCACTTCGGGCTGTGGCTGGACGCTGATCTCTATCATggctccagctccacctgctccaccttcCGCAACCAGCCACTATCCACTGAGCAGGATTTCACTGTGCAGGACCTGGAAGTCTGGGCCTTCCAATAA
- the LOC118792449 gene encoding histidine triad nucleotide-binding protein 3-like, translated as MTSSEGAGSAPSAQRDGYDKTCIFCKIANNEADTEILYSDRELACFRDVKPGARHHYLIVPKKHIGNCMTLRKEHVPLVENMVEMGKSVLQKHVTDIEDVRLGFHVPPFTSVPHLHLHALAPASQMDASSLHMYGPQSCWFITADNLLKKLNSQSTFRTKPRRFFEAVWR; from the exons ATGACAAGTAGCGAAGGCGCAGGGTCCGCACCGTCAGCTCAACGCGATGGATATGACAAgacatgcattttctgtaagATTGCGAACAACGAAGCTGACACCGAAATATTGTACTCT GACCGGGAGTTAGCCTGTTTCCGGGATGTGAAACCTGGAGCTCGACATCACTACCTGATTGTGCCCAAGAAACACATTGGGAATTGCATGACACTCCGGAAGGAACATGTGCCtttag TGGAGAACATGGTGGAAATGGGGAAGAGTGTGCTGCAGAAACATGTCACTGACATTGAAGACGTCAG GCTGGGCTTCCACGTGCCTCCCTTCACCTCTGTGCCTCACCTGCACCTCCACGCACTGGCACCTGCCAGTCAGATGGATGCCAGTTCACTCCACATGTATGGACCTCAGTCATGTTGGTTCATCACA GCTGACAACTTGCTGAAGAAGCTGAACTCACAGAGCACTTTCAG GACAAAACCTCGCAGATTTTTTGAAGCGGTTTGGCGATGA
- the cenpw gene encoding centromere protein W, with amino-acid sequence MLKKAPRNKLKSLAKKKPHVRVGTNTDLMVQLNVLLFLHRLAEESRAKAFEERTATIKPHHIKAVSKKLLKGARG; translated from the exons ATGTTGAAAAAGGCCCCTCGGAATAAGCTGAAATCTCTCGCGAAGAAGAAACCGCATGTTCGAGTCGGTACAAATACAGACTTGATG GTCCAATTGAACGTGCTGCTCTTCCTTCATCGATTAGCGGAGGAGTCCAGGGCCAAAGCGTTCGAGGAGAGGACTGCCACCATCAAACCGCATCACATTAAGGCTGTGTCTAAG aaattgTTAAAAGGAGccagaggatga